Proteins from one Anopheles nili chromosome 2, idAnoNiliSN_F5_01, whole genome shotgun sequence genomic window:
- the LOC128731404 gene encoding knirps-related protein-like has protein sequence MFQMNQQCKVCGEPAAGFHFGAFTCEGCKSFFGRSYNNLSSISECKNNGECIINKKNRTACKACRLRKCLMVGMSKSGSRYGRRSNWFKIHCLLQEQQQAAQQQGNHQKPSQPVGMHAGMFHGGYPHGMYPRPPCTKEELMLLGLEEYSKHSSASPSVSSPDSHNSDSSNEINDRRNALLRQGKLHDPTLNKDLFLPLPFGGLPLMPPPGFLPSSHLMFPGFHPALYSHPQAGLLKPAETHLTLPSSPLANNNSRFTPNHNTDQNTHSLIGADSDSGKSHDSFSKRYMLDQVLESQRCPSNGTAGSDKDDPDPEEVVPATMTPPRSPIVPVTQPTPVAQPSQPSSGHQCLQENPIDLSMKTGSSCTSSEERRSSLSSAESNGSDDEAIIDNHPSASKDTYKYIVSAAGTATTVVAKNLLTTNNNSDKDNQMSNKTNSHLRQQRLPRPLLLSPSPPTQVHLTSPLRSVSPQNHQHHYQTHHNQHLQPQHLQRHNLSHLGSASESDQEPEETEYDREVKRMKIQGTTPLDLTTKV, from the exons ATGTTTCAGATGAATCAACAGTGCAAAGTTTGTGGCGAACCGGCAGCCGGTTTTCATTTCGGTGCTTTCACTTGCGAAGGTTGTAAG TCTTTTTTTGGCCGTTCATACAACAATTTGTCATCGATCTCGGAATGCAAAAATAACGGTGAATGtatcatcaacaaaaaaaaccgcacggCATGCAAGGCCTGTCGCTTGCGCAAGTGCCTTATGGTTGGTATGTCTAAAAGTGGATCTCGGTATGGTCGTCGATCTAATTGGTTCAAGATTCACTGCCTATtgcaagagcaacaacaagcAGCACAGCAGCAAGGCAACCACCAAAAACCCTCACAACCAGTAGGAATGCACGCTGGAATGTTTCATGGCGGCTACCCGCATGGAATGTATCCTCGCCCTCCGTGCACTAAGGAAGAATTGATGCTACTTGGGCTAGAGGAATATAGCAAGCACTCATCAGCGTCCCCGTCCGTCAGCTCTCCCGACAGTCATAACTCTGATAGCTCCAACGAAATCAACGATCGAAGAAATGCATTACTACGACAGGGCAAACTACACGATCCTACCCTCAACAAGGATCTGTTTCTACCATTGCCTTTCGGAGGACTGCCATTAATGCCACCCCCAGGGTTTTTGCCATCGTCGCATCTCATGTTCCCAGGCTTTCATCCAGCACTTTATTCTCATCCACAAGCTGGATTGTTAAAACCAGCAGAAACTCACCTTACGCTACCAAGTTCTCCTTtggccaacaacaacagtcgCTTTACTCCAAATCATAACACAGATCAGAACACACACTCTCTTATTGGTGCTGACAGTGATAGTGGTAAATCACATGACTCTTTTTCGAAGCGATACATGCTGGATCAAGTACTGGAATCGCAACGTTGCCCCAGCAATGGTACAGCTGGCAGCGATAAAGATGACCCCGATCCAGAAGAAGTCGTCCCGGCAACGATGACTCCCCCAAGATCTCCCATTGTGCCCGTAACTCAGCCAACTCCAGTGGCACAACCATCGCAACCTTCTTCCGGTCATCAGTGTCTACAAGAAAACCCCATCGATTTGAGTATGAAGACAGGCAGCAGTTGTACTTCATCCGAAGAACGCAGATCTTCATTATCTAGCGCGGAGTCGAACGGATCCGACGACGAAGCTATCATTGATAACCATCCTTCTGCCAGCAAGGACACCTACAAATACATCGTTTCAGCAGCTGGAACTGCTACTACTGTTGTTGCGAAAAATTTACTCACCACCAACAATAACAGTGATAAAGATAATCAAatgagcaacaaaacaaattcacATCTTCGACAACAGCGCTTGCCGCGTCCATTATTACTATCTCCATCGCCTCCGACGCAAGTTCATCTTACGTCACCGCTGCGATCCGTGTCGCCTCAAAACCACCAGCATCACTACCAGACTCACCACAATCAGCACCTTCAACCGCAGCATTTGCAACGTCACAATCTTTCCCACCTTGGTAGTGCAAGTGAATCGGACCAGGAGCCAGAAGAAACTGAGTATGATCGAGAGGTtaaacgaatgaaaattcaAGGCACTACACCACTGGATTTAACAACCAAAGTATAG